The sequence CAAGTGCTTTTGCTATCAATGTTTTACCAGTTCCAGGCGGACCGTGAAGTAAAATTCCCTTTGGACTTTCTACATTTACATAATCATAAGCTTCTTTGTATTTCATAGGCCATTCAACTGCTTCACGTAATTCTTCTTTTAATTCATCAAGACCTCCTACATCATCCCAACTAACATTAGGAGTTTGAACTTGAACTTCTCGCAGTGCACTTGGTCTGACTTCTTTTAATGCATCTTGGAAATCATCTCGAGTAATCTTTATTTTCTGAAGAATTTCTGTAGATATTTTTTCCTCACTTAGATCAACTTTTTCAATATCAAGAATTTTGCGTAGAGATATCATTGCAGCTTCCTTGGCTAACACTTCTAAATCAGCGCCTACAAATCCATGTGTGGTCTTTGAAATTTCTTTAAGATCAACTTTTTCATCAATTGGCATTCCACGTGTATGAATTGATAGAATGTCAAATCTTCCTTCTTCATCAGGAATTCCAATTTCAATTTCTCTGTCAAATCTTCCAGGTCTTCTAAGTGCAGGATCAATTGAATCAGGTCTATTAGTAGCAGCAATTACTACAACTTTTCCTCTAGATTTCATCCCATCCATTAATGTTAACAATTGTGAGACTATTCTCTTCTCAAGTTCGCCAGATACTTCATCTCTTTTTGGTGCAATTGAATCAATTTCATCAATGAAGATAATACTTGGAGCATTTTCTTCAGCTTGTGTAAATATTTCTCTAATTCTCTCTTCACTTTCTCCATAATGTTTTCCCATAATTTCAGGGCCGCTAAGAGAGATAAAGTGGGCATTAGTTTCACCTGCAACTGCTTTTGCAAGAAGAGTCTTTCCCGTACCTGGAGGTCCATACAATAACACACCTTTTGGTGCATCAACACCTATTTTCTCAAACAATTCTGGATGTCTCATTGGAAGTTCAACCATCTCACGAATTTTTAGAACTTCACGTTTTAATCCTCCAAGTTCATCATATGTTATTCTTGGAACAGATGCATCAATCGCTTTTGTCATTGCACCAAGCTTGAAGATAGTTTCTTCTGTAACAATAACTGGTTTTGATGGTTTTGTATTGGTTACAACAAATTGTATTTTTCCACCCATTGAAGTTGGTAGTTGAATTGAATCATGTACAGTAAATACATGGTTTTGGAATGAATTTATCATGAAATAATGTAATTGTTCTTCATCAATTTGTAATTTTTCAGTTGGAGATAATGTAATTTGTTCAGCATTAAATGCTTCAACAGGTTTTATAGAGATTTTATCTCCAATAGCTGCTCCAATATTTTGTCTTGTAATTCCATCTATTTTGATAATTCCTGTGCCATATTCTTCAGTTGAACCTGGCCATAATTTTACATGGGTTTTTTTGTTATATGTTAATTCTAATATTTGCCCTGTATTCCATTTCTGATCCTCAATAATTTTAGGATCAACAATTGCTCTACCCATCCTTACATGTTGTTGTGGAATTTCATCTATTCTTAAAATAATTTCACTCATATTTTTACCTCAAAAATTATGGGAGGTTTATTCAACCTCCACCGTTTTGCCTTTTGGTTTTTCTTCTTCAATTAACTTGAAGACTATTTGTAAAACTCCGTTTTTGTAAGAAGCCTTTGCAGAGTTTTCATCAATTTTTTGTTGTACTGGAACTTTAACATGATATTTCTTTTTGTCATGTTCTGCAGAAAGTTCTACAATCTTGTTTTCAACAACAACTTTGACATCAGTTTTTTCAACTCCTGGCATCTCAGCTATGAGTTTTACTACTTTTTCTTTTTCATCGACTATTGTATCGACTACTGGTTCTCGTGTATCAGAAGTTGGAAGAAGTCCTGGTTTGACATTTCCATATTCCTTTACAACAGGTTTTCCATCTGGACCAACAGTCATTGTGTATCCATAACAATATGGACCAGTGGTAGAACCATTACCCTTGAATTCCTCAAAAATGTCATCTATGTTAAAAAAAGAGTTTGACATTCTCTTGAAGATTCTATCAAATTCACTATCAAAGAACATTGTCATATTCACCTATACTATGTAATGTATATGACATTATATAAAGATTATTGTAATTTTCTTGATTTCTTACATAATCCTATTATAATTGACATAATATAATAATCTTTAATGAGAGTGGCCAGCATGTCCATACCAGAGATTGTAAGGGAGATAATTACTAGAAATCGATCGATTTATGATTGTATGAAAATGGATCTGATAAACTACACAGCATTAGCAGTAAAGATTCAACCAGAGATTGAAAAAATACTAGGAAATTCTGTTAATCTCAATACTGTAGTAGTTGCAATAAAGCGATATGCAGATTCATTTGAGTCTAAAGATGAGGTAAAAGATGGATCAGTTTTGAAAAATGCTCGGTTGGCATTAACTGATGGAATTATGGATATCAAATTTTCAGTTAAGGAATCTGGTGAGATGGATCCTATGGCTATTTTGGATAAATTCTCCAAGATTACTAATAATTACGAATTTTTTAGGTTATCTGATTCTTTTAGATTTCTTACTGAAGACTTGGAGGATATCCGACAAATTTTCAATAATGTCCCAAGTAGGGAAGATATGTTCAGTACTGGGCTTGCAAAGATTAGAATTTCAATTCCTAATGCTCAAAATCAGTCAGATGTTGTCTCTTATGTTGCGGAGGTATTACATACAAATGGAATTGAGCTTGTAAATGCATTTTTTAGTCAAGATAGCATCATCGTTATTCTAAATGAAAAAGATGCTTCAAGGGCTTATGATATTTTACATTCGGATATAATGAGAGCCTAAAAATTTTTGTTAATAAGTAATACCCATTTTTGATGTTATCTCATAGGATATATTCAGTAATTTTATGGGTACAGGTAAATGGCTAGAAATAAGAAAAAAATTGTTGTTTTAGGTGGAGGTTTTGCAGGTTTAGAATGTACTATAAAATTAGAGAAATTTTTTAAGAATGATTTAGAAATTGAGATTGTTTTAGTTAGTGAGGATAATTTCTTATTATTTACTCCAATGTTGCCACAGGTAGCATCTGGGATGATTGAAACTAGACATATTGTAATGCCAATTAGAACAATTACTAAAAAAGCGGTTTTTTATGAAGGCAGAGTCAAAAATATTGATCCGTATGGAAAGATTGTCAATTTATGGGGAAGTAGAGATAAAAGAGGAATTTCGATTCATTACGATTTTTTAGTTGTTGCATTAGGAAGTGAAACCAATTTTTTTGGAATGAGTGATCTTGAAAAGAATGCTTACCAGATGAAGACACTCAATGATGCAGTTCTTGTAAGAAATAGGATTATTGATATGTTAGAGCAGGCTGAAAATGAAACTAACCCAATTTTAAAGAAAAGTTTTCTAACATTTGTGATTGTAGGCGGAGGTTTTGCAGGAATAGAAACTGCAGGAGAATTGATGGATTTTCTTTTGGATGTGAGAAAATATTATCCAAATATCAAACGAGAGGATATTCGCGTAATTGTTTTAGAAGCACTGCAAAATATTTTACCTGGTTTCAGTGAAAGTCTTGCAAAGTTTGCCCAAGAAAAATTATCTGGGCGTGGAATCGAGATTAAGCTTCAAACAGCTGTTACGAGTTTTAATGGAGATGAAGTGATGATTAAGAGATCAGATATTGATAAAGATGCAATTGATGATTCAATGGTAAGTTCAATTCAATCAAAAACCGTAATTTGGACTGCCGGTGTTACTCCAGTTAATACAATCAAAAGATCACTATTCAAAACAGACAAGGGAAAAATTATCGTTGATGATAATTTAGAAGTGGTCGACTTTCCAGGGGTTTTTGCAATAGGTGATTGTGCATTATTTTTAGATCCTAAAACTCAAAGACCTTTTGCACCTACTGCTCAAATTGCAGAAGCTCAAGCAAAAGTTGCTGCAAAAAATCTTTATTCTTTGATTAAAAATAAAGAAAAAACGAAATTTGTTTATGAATCAAAAGGGCAGATGGCAATAATTGGGAAAAGAACAGGAATTGCCTCGTTTTTGGGAATGAATATTCACGGTATTGTTGCATGGCTTCTCTGGAGAAATGTTTACTTGTCAAAAATACCTACATGGGATAAGCGTTTCAGAGTATTTCTTGATTGGACAGCAGATGTTTTCTTTGATAGAGATATCTCCAGATTGAAATTCATGAGACGTGAGCCAGAAAAAGAATACAAGGTTTTGGATGAAGTAGATGATGTTTGGTAAAAATAGAATGCCCCCCTTTTACGCGTAAATTTAGACGGGACTAGAAAGTTTAGAATTTAATATTTCTAAGGCCTTCAAGAAGATTACTTAGGCCATCAATGTTACCTAAACCATATTTTGCAATTTCTTGAACGATTTCTTGTTGAGACAAATTTTTGGCATTATCAATTAATCTCTTAATCCATGAATCTGTTTTAGGATCTAATTTCTGTGCAATTTTTTCAATATTACCATTATCTATTAAACTCAAAATTGGTTTCAGCATTTTTTTTGTGTAGATTATTCCATCAGCTGTTATGTTAAATTTTTCACTTAATTCTCCTTCGGGTTTCGATCCTGCTCCTATAATATCATTCAAATTTTTAGGAACTACTTTTATCAATTCCATTTTTGTCAAATTGTATAATCCTTCAGTTACATCTTTTTTTCCAAAACGTTCATCCATTGCAGTAATGCAACAATCTTTGAGAATTTGCATTGCTGATCTACTTTCTTCTTTATCATGTAGATAGATCAATGCCCATCTTTGGAATGATGATAACAAGTGAGGTGGATCAGCATAAACCAATTAGTTCAGATCAAGAAATGCACTACTTGTTAATTAATTAGATCAAAAAACCTTAATCATAAAATTTCACAATATATGAATTCTGTAATAATTTCAAGAAATCATCTCATAGTTTCATTAGTTTCAGAACATAAGATATCAAAATCCGTTTCTATACTGTCTAATGAAATTTTCAGTTCTCCAGGTAAATTATCTACCAAAGTCACAAATTCGGTAAGAGTTGTTGCTTCAGGCTCTTGATAACTAAATTTTGAAGAAAATCTTTTCAATTCACCATACATTGTATTAGAATCTCCTCTAACTTGGGTGTAAAATGAAAGTCCATTAAGATTTTTCTTTATAATACGATGAAAATGAACTGCTTGATCAATTGAAAGTATTTCTTCTAATAATGTCCACAATATAGCTGAAATCTCAGAATGTTTGCTTGATAATAACAAAGAGCGATAACTTACATTATTTAGCATTCTTTTAATTCCTCTTGGATTTGTTGGTCCAAATCTAGACATCATATGAAGAAGAATTTGGGGCATATTGGGTACTATTGTTTTAGTAAAATCCACAATCAAAGCTTGGGAAGGAACAGGAATGGCAATTCTAACTTGGAATATTTTTTCAAGATAATCACGTCCTTCTTTTTGCGTATTTGGATCTATTCCATATTTTTTGTACCAAGCATGTTGAAGGCGCTTAAAATCAACGGCTGCTATGAATACAGTATTTTCCACATCAAGAAATAATTTCATCATTGCCACAAATCACAATTCTAGAGTATGGGACGGTTACAGGAATGAATTTTTCGGTTTCCTGTTTTTTGGTAAAGACGTCAATTCCATTTTTCAAGATCAGTTTCTGTCCTGAAATGGAAACACCGCATCCATACCCTGATAGCACCTTGATGTCATAGTGATTGTTTTTTCCACGCAATGTCATTTCCATTTTCTCCATTTGCAAAATGAAAATGGTTCACGTATGGTATGATGACAGAGTTTCATTTTTCTGACTTTGTGCCCATACTGCGACCATTTTGCCGTCATTTGTGGGAAAAGATGTTCATTTTTCATTTTTCCACGCTCACAAAAGTGGAAAATCCATTCCCACACAACCACTCATTTTCTTACAAGTCCATGTTGCAGTTCATGCAATACTTTTGACCATCAGGAAGTGTGTCTATCATTTTCTTTGGATGCTTACATTTTGGAACAAGTTCTGCCCTGATCTTCTGCAGATTGGAAATTACAGTTTCATCATAAGTTAGAATTGCTTTTGCAACATCTTCAACTTCGGTTTTGTAATTCCAATTCTTTTTGAAGTGCTCCATTGCTTGTTTTCTTTGGTCTATCCACCAATCAAGCATCTTGATTGCTTTTTTGACTGTCATTGATTGGTATTGATCAAAAACAAGATCTTAAGCAAATCCCAAACAATAACCCGTAGCTATACTTTCTAGTCCCGTCTAAAATTACGCGTAAAAGGGGGGCATTCTATTTTTGATGATGTTTGGTAATCTAAAATTATTTTTAATTAATTTTTTGAATTAGAATATACAAAAATTGAAATTTATAGAAACTTTCTTTTCAAACTATAAACAAAAATTGCGGGTGCCAAGAAATACATGCCTAAATTCATGACAATTATTCCTATTCCATATCCCAACATATCTTCTTCTGAATTAACATCTACATAATTCAGAATTGATAATGAAGTCAACATTGGAGTAATGGAGAATTTTACTAATTCCTTGAAAACAGTATTCTCCCTCTCAAAATCAGCGATAGTTGGTGAAAATGAATAATAGAATTGGTTGAAACTGGTCATAAATGCAGTACCAGATTCAGTTGATAAAATAGTATTATCTCTGAGTTCTCTTAATTGTTGAACTTGGGGTGCAAGTTCAGAACCATAAGTTGCAGTAGCGATTAGGCATCCGCCACCCTCTTGATTCTCATCTGATTGTGATGTATTATTTTGATTTGGATTAGATAAAATTTCAAAAGAGTCAATTGTTTCTTCAAATCTTGAAAGTTGGGAATCAAATTCATTTACGCCATTACTGTATGAAAGAGTGTAAAATTTTTCGTTACCATAAACCATTATTTCTCTAAATTTTACATTATATGATTGTCCATCTGATGAAAAATTTCCTTCGGCATCAATTGCATATGCTTCATTTCCATGAACGGTAATCTTTTCTTGAGAAATTACATTCAAATTTCCGGATTCAACTGCTTGCCTTATAGTTTCAATTTTTTCGGAGATGAGATCATCAAGACTTCTTTGGTTCGTTAACTGTACCGTCAAAGAAATTACTGGGTTAATCTCTCCAATTTTTGGTCCGACAGCTACTACGTCAGGAGAATTTGGTTGTGATTTGTCAGGCTGTTGTAATAACCAACCTTCAGGTACGCTAAATGCAATTTCATGTTCCATACTTTCATATTTTTGGTTACCAGTTGAGGGAGTTGCAACAGACTGTATACGTTTAGGCTCAGATAATTCAAGAAGATTTGGAATATCAGATTCGCTAACAATTGTAACCTTAGTGATTCTTACATCTTCAGGATTTACAGGTCTGTCATTGGCGTCTGTTTGAACTGCTGCAATCTTATCAAGTGTTTCAAAACTTTCTGCAGTTACCAATCTGCCAAATACTGTGTATTGCTCATCAAGGAAGTTAGAATCTTTATGGACAATGAAAAATTGAGAACCTGCACTGTTTGGATCAGCAGATCTTGCCATTGAAACAATTCCACGATTATGCTTTATTGTATTAAATTCTGCGTTGATTCTTTCATCAGGTCCTCCTGTTCCCCAAGTGTTTGGATCACCATCTATTGTATTTGGATCACCACCTTGAATCATAAAATCTGGAATTATCCTATGAAAGAGAGTTCCATCATAATATCCACTTAGAGATAATTTAATAAAATTTTCAACATGTGTTGGTGCGTCAGCAGGAAAAAATCCAATTGCAATTTTTCCTAAATTTGTTTCCAAAATGACAGTAGGATTGGTAAAATCATGAAGGTTTACAGTTTGGGCAAATGCTGGATTTCCAAAACTTGTTAAAAATAAAGATAAAGTTATGGTTAGAAATATTTTATTCAATATTTTTTTTCAAAATAGCTTACATAAAAGCCAATTGTATTAGTTTTTAACAACCTCAAATAAAATTACTACATGCAACCTGATGAAAAGATTCAGGCACATTTAGTTTCAGTCTGGAGAGAATCTAAAAAATTCTTTTCAATAGGTGGAAAAGAAGGAATGCTAATTTTGACTGATAAACATCTCATGTTTATTCATAAAACTGAATCAAAAATGAATTGGTGGAAAGCCATAACTCAAAGACAAGTGGTTAATTTTATCAAATCAAAAAATACTATGATTCGCCATGACGGATATGATGAAAAAGAGTTAATGAATGATTTAGAAGATGAGAGAAATATTGAGTTATCATTTGACAATATTTCTAATATTAGTTATGAAGAAAAGGATTGGGGTACTCCACTATTAATAGAATATGAAAAAGATGGGAAACAAGAGAAATTTCAATATTCAATTGCTCAAGATTGGGTAAAATATCCTGTAAAAGAGCCCATGAAATACATGAAGGTGGATTGGAAACCTTTTGTGCAATATATTAAAGACAGGCAGAAATTTACAAAGTAAAATTGGGAAAAATTTTTGCTGTTGGTGTTGGACCTGGCTCTCCAAAATATGTAACTGAGATAGTAAAGGAGATTATTGAGAATTGTGATGTTATAATTGGCTACAAATACACTCTGAAAACTATCGAGTACTTAACTGAAGGAAAAGAAGTTTATGAAATCACTATGAATAATCAAGAGGAATCTTATCAGAAAATTCTTCCAGAACTCGGTGATAAAACGCTAGTAATTCCATTTACAGGTGATGTGAATTTTTCAGAGTCAGAAGTGGTGGATAGGTTAATAGAAATTTTTGGAAAAGTGGAAATAATTCCGGGTATTAGTTCAATTCAGGTTGCTGCATCAAGGGCTCAAGTTCCTCTTGATAAATCAAAAATAATTACAATGCACGTAACAACTCCAATTGATGATAAAAAGTTAGAATTGCAAAAGGCACTGATTGATGGTTTTAGTGTAATTTTAGTTCCAAGACCATGGCCAAAACAACCTGACAAACATTTTATGCCATCAGAGATTGCAGCTTATCTTCGAGTAAATAATTTTGATACTAGTAAAATTAAGGTTCATGTTTATGAGGCAATAACAACTGAAAACGAGACAAGTTTTGTAGGAACTGTAAAAGATTTGGAGGGGAAAGAATTTTCAGATTTATCAGTAATGGTATTTAATCAAACGAGTTTGGACTCATACATGAATTACAAATGGCAGTGGAAAAATTAATTTCCCGAGTTTTTGCCTTGACCTAAAACTAAACTATCAGAACTTGGAAAAACATATGCTACAATTCCCATCCATTGATAATCAGGATCATACAATCTATAGAATCCTGCATCATTAAATGTAATAGAAACTGATTTGCCAGGCAAAATTTCTCCTGTGGATATTCTACCATCTGCTGTATATCTATCATAACGAGAACCATAATTTTCTTTTCCACTTTGAATACTATGCGATACAACATCATCATTTACAATAGTTATAGTTGTACCTGGTTGTACTGAAATTCTATCATGAGAAAAGAACCTCAGACTAATATTAGAACTATCTGTGGGATTAATTCCAGGAATAACATCATCAGTTGATTTTAGTCCAGCTGAACCTTTAAGAATACGAATAGTTAGATCAGTTGATTTTAACTCTGTAGAAACTGGTGTGATTTTAGATAGTTTAGATAGTTTTGTTGTATAAAGTACTTTGTAACTATCATCAGAGGTCGTAATTCTTCCAGTAAAACCATAAACAGATGCATCCTTGCTTTCTTCAACTAATCTTCCAAAGAAGCTTATCGAAGTATCTAATCCCCTAGAACTTTCTACATTTCCATTAATTCTAATATATTGGCCTTCACGTAAGAATTTTCCATCTAATTTAGAAATTGTAAACTCTTCATCATCTAATGTGATAAATCCATCTTCCGTTACAAAATTAATTGTGCTTCCACTTTGCTTTTGAGAAGATAACCCTAGATCAATTTCTGATATTTTGATTGATTCTTCAGTTACAGCGAATCCAGAACCTTCTAAAAGATATGGTTGATTCTGAGAAACCTCAGCATATGACTCATTGATGAAATATCCTGATGAAACAGCAAGTAATACTAGTAGAGATATAGCTGCTTTCATGATTAATTTCTCATCTAATTTGGTTTATAATTTGCTATTAAATTATTTTAGACTGATTAGGCAAAACCATGGATAATATCGAAAATTAAAAGCCAGGCATCTCAAAACCTTCTTGTTGGGCTAATTCTAACATGTAAAATTCAAGATAGCCTCCTGCCAAAAGAAGAGCTATAACAATTCCAACTTCGAAAAGTGTTGGTTTGATAAATTGAGTCAGATTGACTTTTTTAGTAATTGCTTTAATCAAAATGAAACTTCTGGAAATTCCTATAGAGTATGCAGTAAGTTCCATCAATCCGAATGGAGATAAAAACAAGATTGCAAGTGGAGGAACGTCAGCTAGAATGGGGGCAGTAGTAACAATAGCGGCAAAAGCAAAGCCTGTAGACCAAGCAGAGAAAATTCCCCAAGCCACTCCAAATCCAGGAATAAACATGGGTAATGCAATAGTAGTGTTATGCACAAAGATTCCAAATGCATCAATATCCAACACAAGTTCTTCAAATTCTAACATGAAGTTTTTAGCATCTTCATCACTAACAGATGTCATAGAACCTAATTGATATGCAGAAGCAAAAATTGCTAAAAATATGAAAAATGTGACCGTTCGAATTTTTTTCACATTGTCATTGATTATGAACGATATTTGAGGGTTGGTGTAAGCGCAGATTTAATTAAACCTGATAGTATTTTTTGATATGAAAAAGGAATTATCCTTTGTCTTAAACTATGCATTAAACAAAGGATTTCAGATTCATCCGGATGCTTTTAAAATATTAGAAAATTTGGATGTAAAAAAATTAGAGAAAATAATTAAAGAAATTGTAAGAGAGAAAACTAGACAAAAATTATTCCAAATCAATCAAGATGATTTAGAGACATATTTAGGAATAAAAGAGGATTTAACCTTGCAAAGTGAAGTTAAGATATTATCCGAGCCTACTGGTAAGATAACATCTGGTGAGGGAGTTAAAGGATACAATGCGTTATTTTCTAGCCGTTTTAACAAATTAAAGCGAATTATTTCTGATAGACCAGAATCAAAAATGTTAAAATCCGCAGCTTCTGTGAAAACTGCAAAATCGGATGATGATATATACGTGTGCGGTCTTGTTTCAACACGAAATTCTGAAAGAAACATCACCAAACTGATCTTGGAGGATCCTTCAGGTTCTTTTGAAGGGATTATTTTCGATAATGAACTACAAAAAACAGCAAATGCTCTTTTGATGGATCAGTTTGTCATGGCCAGAATCAATTTGGGAAAGAATTCAGGCTATATTATCAAAGATTTGATTCTTCCAGATATTCCTGATCAGGCTAAAAATAAATCAGAATCTGAAGCATATGCTGTATTTCTTTCAGACCTGCATATTGGAAGTAAGTACTTTATGGAAGATGAGTTTTCTGAATTTGTTTCTTGGTTATCAAGTCCTGATCCAGTTGCAAGAAAAATTCGTTTTGTCCTAATAGGTGGAGATGTTGTAGATGGTGTTGGAATCTATCCTAATCAAGACAAAGAGTTAGTTTGTCAAACTATTCAAGAGCAGTTAAAAAAGGTAGAGGAGTTAATTGATAAAATTCCAAAAAATGTCAAAATTATCATTATGCCGGGAAATCATGATCCTGGAAGAAGGGCTTTGCCTCAGCCAGCAATCCCAAAAAAATACAATTCTGGCTTATGGGAAAGGGAAAATGTGGTAATGGTTGGAAATCCAGCCTTTGTATCATTAAACGGTGTTAAAATCATGATGTTTCATGGTCAAAGTATTGATGATATTGTTAAGACTACACCTGGTCTAAGTTATGACAAACCGACTAATGTAATGCGACATCTTCTAAGAGCAAGACACCTTAGTCCAATTTATGGAAGTCAGACGCCAATAGCACCAGAGATGGAGGATCTTTTAGTAATTGAAGATATTCCAGATATTTTTCATGTAGGCCATGTTCATAGAGCTGAATTAGATATGTACAAGGGAATTTTATTAGTTAATTCCGGTTCTTGGCAGAAACAGACACCCTTTCAGGCCAGTGTTGGAATGACTCCAAATCCAGGAATAGCTATTATGGTAAATCTAAAAACTTTTCAGGTTTTCCATGAAAATTATAGTTCAAATTCAGACAATGTCTTGCAAAGTTAAATCATCTTTGAATGTTTTTTTTATCATTTCAGATGAGATGGTAAGTTTGTATTTTTTTGTCCTTCCATGAATTCCTTGGTGGATTAGTCTTCCAGTAATAATACCAGATAGTTCAATTTCACTTAGCATTTGTGTGATTCTTCTTTGAGTTAGCTCGTCTCTTCCAACTACTTTACAGAGATTTTTGTATGAGGAATATATTTCCCCTGTTGAAGAGCCGTTTGCCTTCAAAATTGCTAGAATAAGCAATTTTTCATGGAGAGGGTATGATTTGAGGGATGTTTCTTCCTTGTTTTCTTCAATTTTTTGGGTGGCTTCCCTTACATGCTCAATTGTCACTTTTTCAGATTGTTGCCTCTCAGCAATCTCACCTGCTACACGGATTAGATCAATTGCTCTTCTAGCATCACCGTGTTCTCCTCCTGCTAAGGCTGCACATAGATTTAGGGCTGGTTCTTCAACAGAATTCTCTATG comes from Nitrosopumilus sp. and encodes:
- a CDS encoding CDC48 family AAA ATPase; translated protein: MSEIILRIDEIPQQHVRMGRAIVDPKIIEDQKWNTGQILELTYNKKTHVKLWPGSTEEYGTGIIKIDGITRQNIGAAIGDKISIKPVEAFNAEQITLSPTEKLQIDEEQLHYFMINSFQNHVFTVHDSIQLPTSMGGKIQFVVTNTKPSKPVIVTEETIFKLGAMTKAIDASVPRITYDELGGLKREVLKIREMVELPMRHPELFEKIGVDAPKGVLLYGPPGTGKTLLAKAVAGETNAHFISLSGPEIMGKHYGESEERIREIFTQAEENAPSIIFIDEIDSIAPKRDEVSGELEKRIVSQLLTLMDGMKSRGKVVVIAATNRPDSIDPALRRPGRFDREIEIGIPDEEGRFDILSIHTRGMPIDEKVDLKEISKTTHGFVGADLEVLAKEAAMISLRKILDIEKVDLSEEKISTEILQKIKITRDDFQDALKEVRPSALREVQVQTPNVSWDDVGGLDELKEELREAVEWPMKYKEAYDYVNVESPKGILLHGPPGTGKTLIAKALAKMTESNFISIKGPELLSKWVGESEKGVREIFRKARQAAPCIIFLDEVDALVPRRGSGDSGSHVTENVVSQILTEIDGLEELHNVLIIGATNRLDIVDEALLRPGRFDRIIEVPNPDSKGRQHIFEIHTKKKPLSNDVNIGKLVELTDGFSGAEIAAVANRAAITALKRFVSGKSKNVKDIKITQEDMIDSIDKVKPQKKEAPIPQSIK
- the hsp20 gene encoding archaeal heat shock protein Hsp20: MTMFFDSEFDRIFKRMSNSFFNIDDIFEEFKGNGSTTGPYCYGYTMTVGPDGKPVVKEYGNVKPGLLPTSDTREPVVDTIVDEKEKVVKLIAEMPGVEKTDVKVVVENKIVELSAEHDKKKYHVKVPVQQKIDENSAKASYKNGVLQIVFKLIEEEKPKGKTVEVE
- a CDS encoding ACT domain-containing protein, translated to MSIPEIVREIITRNRSIYDCMKMDLINYTALAVKIQPEIEKILGNSVNLNTVVVAIKRYADSFESKDEVKDGSVLKNARLALTDGIMDIKFSVKESGEMDPMAILDKFSKITNNYEFFRLSDSFRFLTEDLEDIRQIFNNVPSREDMFSTGLAKIRISIPNAQNQSDVVSYVAEVLHTNGIELVNAFFSQDSIIVILNEKDASRAYDILHSDIMRA
- a CDS encoding NAD(P)/FAD-dependent oxidoreductase — protein: MARNKKKIVVLGGGFAGLECTIKLEKFFKNDLEIEIVLVSEDNFLLFTPMLPQVASGMIETRHIVMPIRTITKKAVFYEGRVKNIDPYGKIVNLWGSRDKRGISIHYDFLVVALGSETNFFGMSDLEKNAYQMKTLNDAVLVRNRIIDMLEQAENETNPILKKSFLTFVIVGGGFAGIETAGELMDFLLDVRKYYPNIKREDIRVIVLEALQNILPGFSESLAKFAQEKLSGRGIEIKLQTAVTSFNGDEVMIKRSDIDKDAIDDSMVSSIQSKTVIWTAGVTPVNTIKRSLFKTDKGKIIVDDNLEVVDFPGVFAIGDCALFLDPKTQRPFAPTAQIAEAQAKVAAKNLYSLIKNKEKTKFVYESKGQMAIIGKRTGIASFLGMNIHGIVAWLLWRNVYLSKIPTWDKRFRVFLDWTADVFFDRDISRLKFMRREPEKEYKVLDEVDDVW
- a CDS encoding P-loop NTPase fold protein; translation: MMKLFLDVENTVFIAAVDFKRLQHAWYKKYGIDPNTQKEGRDYLEKIFQVRIAIPVPSQALIVDFTKTIVPNMPQILLHMMSRFGPTNPRGIKRMLNNVSYRSLLLSSKHSEISAILWTLLEEILSIDQAVHFHRIIKKNLNGLSFYTQVRGDSNTMYGELKRFSSKFSYQEPEATTLTEFVTLVDNLPGELKISLDSIETDFDILCSETNETMR
- a CDS encoding peptidylprolyl isomerase; protein product: MNKIFLTITLSLFLTSFGNPAFAQTVNLHDFTNPTVILETNLGKIAIGFFPADAPTHVENFIKLSLSGYYDGTLFHRIIPDFMIQGGDPNTIDGDPNTWGTGGPDERINAEFNTIKHNRGIVSMARSADPNSAGSQFFIVHKDSNFLDEQYTVFGRLVTAESFETLDKIAAVQTDANDRPVNPEDVRITKVTIVSESDIPNLLELSEPKRIQSVATPSTGNQKYESMEHEIAFSVPEGWLLQQPDKSQPNSPDVVAVGPKIGEINPVISLTVQLTNQRSLDDLISEKIETIRQAVESGNLNVISQEKITVHGNEAYAIDAEGNFSSDGQSYNVKFREIMVYGNEKFYTLSYSNGVNEFDSQLSRFEETIDSFEILSNPNQNNTSQSDENQEGGGCLIATATYGSELAPQVQQLRELRDNTILSTESGTAFMTSFNQFYYSFSPTIADFERENTVFKELVKFSITPMLTSLSILNYVDVNSEEDMLGYGIGIIVMNLGMYFLAPAIFVYSLKRKFL
- the cbiE gene encoding precorrin-6y C5,15-methyltransferase (decarboxylating) subunit CbiE, with the translated sequence MGKIFAVGVGPGSPKYVTEIVKEIIENCDVIIGYKYTLKTIEYLTEGKEVYEITMNNQEESYQKILPELGDKTLVIPFTGDVNFSESEVVDRLIEIFGKVEIIPGISSIQVAASRAQVPLDKSKIITMHVTTPIDDKKLELQKALIDGFSVILVPRPWPKQPDKHFMPSEIAAYLRVNNFDTSKIKVHVYEAITTENETSFVGTVKDLEGKEFSDLSVMVFNQTSLDSYMNYKWQWKN
- a CDS encoding plastocyanin/azurin family copper-binding protein; amino-acid sequence: MKAAISLLVLLAVSSGYFINESYAEVSQNQPYLLEGSGFAVTEESIKISEIDLGLSSQKQSGSTINFVTEDGFITLDDEEFTISKLDGKFLREGQYIRINGNVESSRGLDTSISFFGRLVEESKDASVYGFTGRITTSDDSYKVLYTTKLSKLSKITPVSTELKSTDLTIRILKGSAGLKSTDDVIPGINPTDSSNISLRFFSHDRISVQPGTTITIVNDDVVSHSIQSGKENYGSRYDRYTADGRISTGEILPGKSVSITFNDAGFYRLYDPDYQWMGIVAYVFPSSDSLVLGQGKNSGN